The proteins below come from a single Cervus canadensis isolate Bull #8, Minnesota chromosome 2, ASM1932006v1, whole genome shotgun sequence genomic window:
- the SEC22B gene encoding vesicle-trafficking protein SEC22b — translation MVLLTMIARVADGLPLAASMQEDEQSGRDLQQYQSQAKQLFRKLNEQSPTRCTLEAGAMTFHYIIEQGVCYLVLCEAAFPKKLAFAYLEDLHSEFDEQHGKKVPTVSRPYSFIEFDTYIQKTKKLYIDSRARRNLGSINTELQDVQRIMVANIEEVLQRGEALSALDSKANNLSSLSKKYRQDAKYLNMRSTYAKLAAVAVFFIMLIVYVRFWWL, via the exons ATGGTGTTGCTCACGATGATCGCCCGAGTGGCGGACGGGCTCCCGTTGGCCGCCTCGATGCAGGAGGACGAACAG TCTGGCCGGGACCTTCAGCAGTACCAGAGTCAAGCTAAGCAGCTCTTCCGAAAGTTGAATGAACAGTCCCCTACCAGATGCACCTTGGAAGCTGGGGCCATGACTTTTCA TTACATTATTGAACAGGGAGTATGTTATTTGGTTCTGTGTGAAGCTGCCTTCCCTAAGAAGCTGGCTTTTGCCTACCTAGAAGATTTACACTCAGAATTTGATGAACAGCATGGGAAGAAGGTGCCGACTGTGTCTAGACCCTACTCCTTTATTGAGTTTG ATAcctacattcagaaaaccaagaagcTTTACATTGACAGTCGTGCTCGGAGAAACTTAGGCTCCATCAACACTGAACTGCAAGATGTGCAGAGAATCATGGTCGCAAATATTGAAGAAGTGTTACAACGGGGAGAAGCACTCTCAG CATTGGATTCGAAGGCTAACAATTTGTCCAGTCTGTCCAAGAAATACCGCCAGGATGCGAAGTACTTGAACATGCGTTCCACTTACGCCAAACTGGCAGCAGTAGCTGTGTTTTTCATCATGTTAATAGTGTATGTGCGCTTCTGGTGGCTGTGA